One stretch of Epinephelus lanceolatus isolate andai-2023 chromosome 15, ASM4190304v1, whole genome shotgun sequence DNA includes these proteins:
- the LOC117267333 gene encoding uncharacterized protein LOC117267333, with amino-acid sequence MEHRCSHCDSPIQRQAKGYKRKSLLTLIDLKSAHKLFPGLNPREAFLCFTCVRHVYQKTKKNGKRRVYVDPQPPTRPAPSARPAPSLPEEPPPLKKLKKRLKTPLNEHDYASRDPEPSTPRSDPPPARRVRRGPISLVCGYLRNKNFTSALNRLLQVSGFKEALIRVCKKIIAKERKEMVNDLDGPYRKTFTPENLSAFSWDKSTSWAEEKAPLTVACLRSMFPPAKKTQKQIVNYSPGNKPRRMTEEEVKQMLDRRISLLLSVPLYTSTLRTCFLQTAFSVEMLRHRCPIKLFTITNSLGISQCKTSARIHAKKLAEEHDRQVKQWRDEIQTTKKTQYRSEDSKKATAYTFSWGKVRVPSVSRSDSTDRGYTFVTWAFRFAHQVRVNFRYLHGLPVKAVEVSPYRILPSKQAYESLRQRMKILVMRIIADNLTALKGPRGRVMRHVPHIYSILMKEESTTVSLGAVIPNTAEESVSSAYGLKDYIPVVSGTPHHILCCGDVLGTDRTEHGNKTQSTDTPNLNPDLKFDGLVEAPQEFQKEHLFHEEMLKMLLSEKSENARGTLHHIVSLFHFKTFNNTAKDYFLNIWDFITFVTTAYVTLFAVTDCGLDSVDQKPSDYPSQVSAQMDWLSQLAHRLVDLVWMPPPQEDINTAAAAAESHCDGEKKKTSPFCYCREEKPGEQLVRCCSNLCPGIWFHEGCARAQTLSDPREEDWFCGPDCSADGTYVYCHCKEQKGGQMVQCGLMDKCRRHEWYHRDCLTAAEQTRAQQTPWFCSESCSMASDGEDFLLNYTRAVVWEGLYHMARRDAIQEGDGEAMTDFWKMDLVLLWTRQHLQLFNSGHQMITGIEGFYPERVRQDMKWNRVLNLQGTSGGNVSVDLLTELMINEFKGVIEFGKGSFTRQQVEQSAQLAGAQAKHLDRLFFTGGNPLNLSTYLSRLTSSSCRRTDDVSKFVDEFKKDELFAFKAGRKHQGFNKFSYQQRVRSPKRMGRSIRSLCEELDRRRDNIL; translated from the exons ATGGAGCACCGCTGCAGTCACTGTGACAGTCCCATACAGAGACAAGCTAAGGGGTACAAGAGAAAATCTTTATTAACACTTATCGACCTGAAGAGCGCGCACAAACTTTTCCCGGGCCTAAACCCTCGCGAGGCGTTTTTATGTTTCACCTGTGTTCGTCACGTTTATCAGAAAACCAAGAAAAACGGTAAAAGGCGGGTTTATGTGGACCCCCAGCCCCCGACCCGTCCGGCTCCCTCTGCCCGCCCTGCTCCGTCTCTCCCGGAGGAGCCTCCGCCTCTGAAGAAGCTcaagaagagactcaaaactCCGCTGAACGAACACGATTACGCGTCCCGGGACCCGGAGCCCTCCACACCCAGGAGCGACCCTCCGCCCGCCCGGCGCGTCCGCCGCGGGCCGATCTCTCTGGTGTGCGGGTACCTGCGGAATAAGAACTTCACCTCTGCTCTGAACAGACTGCTGCAGGTGTCCGGCTTCAAGGAGGCTCTGATCAGGGTGTGTAAGAAGATCATTGCAAAAGAG CGTAAAGAGATGGTGAACGACCTGGACGGGCCGTACAGGAAGACGTTCACCCCTGAGAACCTGTCTGCATTCAGCTGGGATAAGTCTACTTCCTGGGCTGAGGAGAAGGCTCCTCTAACTGTGGCCTGTCTCAGGTCCATGTTCCCCCCCGCCAAAAAGACCCAGAAACAGATCGTAAACTACAGCCCAGGGAATAAACCACG GCGGATGactgaggaggaggtgaagcaGATGTTGGACCGAAGGAtcagcctcctcctctccgTGCCTCTGTACACCAGCACACTCAGAACCTGTTTCCTTCAGACAGCGTTCAGCGTGGAGATGCTCCGACACCGCTGTCCCATCAAACTCTTCACCATCACCAACAGCCTCGGCATCTCGCAGTGCAAAACCTCCGCCAGGATCCACGCCAAGAAACTTGCCGAGGAGCACGACCGACAGGTGAAGCAGTGGAGAGACGAGATCCAG ACGACCAAAAAGACGCAGTACCGCAGTGAAGACTCCAAAAAGGCAACAGCTTACACTTTCAGCTGGGGGAAAGTTCGG gtacCGTCTGTGTCCAGGTCCGACTCCACAGATCGAGGATACACCTTTGTGACGTGGGCATTTCGCTTCGCTCATCAAGTTCGGGTTAATTTTCGTTACCTGCACGGACTTCCAGTAAAAGCAGTGGAAGTGTCTCCTTACAGAATCCTACCGTCCAAACAG GCATACGAGTCGCTACGACAGCGAATGAAAATATTAGTGATGCGAATCATCGCCGACAACCTGACAGCCCTGAAAGGACCAAGAGGACGAGTGATGAGACACGTCCCTCACATCTACTCCATCCTGATGAAGGAGGAGAGCACCACA GTGAGTCTGGGTGCTGTGATACCGAACACCGCAGAGGAGTCTGTTAGCTCAGCGTACGGCCTTAAAGACTACATCCCTGTGGTTTCTGGGACACCGCACCACATCCTGTGCTGTGGGGACGTCCTCGGCACTGACAGGACGGAGCAcggcaacaaaacacagagcACTGACACTCCAAACCTGAACCCTGACCTGAAGTTTGATGGACTCGTAGAAGCTCCACAAGAGTTTCAGAAGGAACACCTGTTCCACGAG gaaatGTTAAAGATGCTTCTCAGTGAAAAGAGTGAGAACGCTCGAGGAACTCTTCATCACATCGTCTCACTGTTTCACTTCAAGACGTTCAACAACACCGCCAAAGACTACTTCCTGAACATCTGGGACTTCATCACG tttGTGACGACAGCGTACGTGACTCTGTTTGCTGTGACGGACTGTGGTCTGGACTCAGTGGACCAGAAACCATCAGACTACCCCTCTCAGGTCTCAGCTCAGATGGACTGGCTGAGTCAACTGGCTCACAGACTGGTGGATCTGGTGTGGATGCCTCCACCTCAGGAGGACATCaatactgcagctgctgctgctgaaagtcactgtgacggagagaagaagaaaacttCCCCCTTCTGTTACTGCAGAGAAG AGAAACCAGGTGAGCAGCTGGTGCGGTGCTGCAGTAACCTGTGTCCAGGTATCTGGTTCCATGAAGGCTGTGCTCGGGCTCAGACGCTCTCAGACCCACGTGAGGAGGACTGGTTCTGTGGTCCAGACTGCAGTGCAGATGGAACCTACGTGTACTGTCACTGTAAGGAGCAGAAGGGGGGACAGATGGTCCAGTGTGGACTGATGGACAAGTGCAGGAGACACGAGTGGTACCACAGAGACTGTCTGACAGCCGCCGAGCAGACCAGAGCCCAGCAGA CTCCGTGGTTCTGCTCAGAGTCCTGCTCCATGGCATCTGACGGCGAGGACTTCCTGTTAAACTACACAAGGGCAGTGGtgtgggaggggctgtaccACATGGCCCGACGGGACGCCATCCAGGAGGGAGACGGAGAGGCTATGACAGACTTCTGGAAGATGGACCTGGTTCTGCTGTGGACCAGACAACACCTGCAGCTCTTTAACAGCGGCCACCAGATGATCACAG GGATCGAGGGGTTCTACCCAGAGCGTGTCAGACAGGACATGAAGTGGAACCGAGTGTTGAATCTTCAGGGAACATCAGGAGGAAACGTCAGTGTGGATCTCCTCACTGAGCTCATGATCAACGAGTTCAAAG GTGTGATAGAGTTCGGTAAAGGCAGCTTCACGAGGCAGCAGGTGGAGCAGAGCGCTCAGCTGGCCGGAGCTCAGGCCAAACACCTGGACAGACTCTTCTTCACAGGAGGAAACCCTCTGAACCTGTCCACCTACCTGTCCCGGCTGACATCCTCATCCTGCAGGAGGACGGACGACGTGTCCAAGTTTGTGGACGAGTTTAAGAAGGACGAGTTGTTCGCCTTTAAAGCAGGAAGAAAACATCAGGGCTTCAACAAGTTCAGCTACCAGCAGAGGGTGAGGAGCCCCAAGAGGATGGGGAGGAGCATCAGGAGTCTGTGTGAGGAGCTTGACCGACGGAGAGACAACATTCTCTGA
- the jmjd7 gene encoding bifunctional peptidase and (3S)-lysyl hydroxylase JMJD7, whose translation MESVKERLTEFSLEAHDLYLNHSVPYLEEPPDPLQFYRDWIGPNKPCIIRNAFSHWPALSRWTPEYLREKVGSKVISVAVTPNGYADAVNGDRFVMPEERQMDFSSVLDIIEGKVQQSGVLYVQKQCSNLLEELPELTDDVEPHISWMNEALGKLPDAVNFWLGEASAVTSMHKDHYENLYCVISGEKNFILLPPTDRPFIPYGVYQPAVYRQKEDGEFEVIDQGDSEKVPWIPLDPLDPDLDRYPQYQRARPLHCSVKAGEMLYLPSLWFHHVRQSHGCIAVNFWYDMEYDIKYNYFQLLEMLSEVTGST comes from the exons ATGGAGTCTGTGAAAGAACGACTGACTGAGTTTTCACTGGAGGCTCACG ATCTGTATCTGAACCATTCGGTGCCTTACCTGGAGGAGCCACCTGACCCACTGCAGTTCTACCGCGACTGGATTGGTCCAAACAAGCCCTGCATCATCCGTAACGCCTTCAGTCATTGGCCGGCTCTGTCCAGATGGACACCGGAGTACCTGAG AGAGAAggtggggtcaaaggtcatcagCGTGGCGGTGACTCCTAACGGTTACGCTGACGCAGTTAACGGTGACCGCTTCGTGATGCcagaggagagacagatggaCTTTTCTTCTGTGCTCGACATCATCGAGGGGAAG gtGCAGCAGAGTGGAGTGCTGTATGTTCAGAAGCAGTGCTCTAACCTGCTGGAGGAGCTGCCCGAGCTCACAGACGACGTGGAGCCTCACATTTCATGGATGAACGAAGCACTCG GAAAGTTACCAGATGCGGTGAATTTTTGGCTCGGAGAGGCGAGCGCCGTCACGTCCA TGCACAAAGATCACTATGAGAATCTGTACTGTGTGATATCTGGAGAGAAAAACTTCATCCTGCTGCCGCCCACAGACCGTCCCTTCATCCCCTACG GTGTGTATCAGCCGGCTGTTTACCGTCAGAAGGAGGACGGTGAGTTTGAGGTCATCGATCAGGGCGACTCTGAGAAG gtCCCGTGGATCCCTCTGGACCCGCTGGACCCGGACTTGGACCGGTACCCGCAGTACCAGAGAGCTCGGCCACTCCACTGCAGCGTGAAGGCCGGAGAGATGTTGTACCTGCCGTCACTGTGGTTTCACCATGTCAGGCAGTCACACGGCTGCATTGCAG tGAACTTCTGGTACGACATGGAGTACGACATCAAGTACAACTACTTCCAGCTGCTGGAGATGCTGTCTGAGGTAACAGGGTCAACGTGA
- the fbxo34 gene encoding F-box only protein 34: MHLKSYPKLVRSELRLDASGVQTSQRSSLFVSQQGALLRTCSSNHGSSSNSRLPLSVISTNTLCRSNATNSNISSSVASLRLKASPVVALQQLPTVPGCENDTLRLYQTTTEDADAPLDIWTVIKPGHVREKIAIFASDGEPTEGAGGTERTSTSASDTRDRTPVVCSNHATMSGLLRAGKAKGSWEENSSAKRRRRSGNNQNLQQDPRRWVQDTQQHAHKPSPRRSDSTQRSSIGRCGDEVVATAEEEEQKVSVVEMVAFLEQRASEQQPDSKPLIALQRSSTTITLSRALPPEIREGSEVRGEEPESVKVSDMVAKLESECLKRRTEGDLSRSNSLRRTVGRVLLAAGDQSAAPCQPASPSSSSSSSSSSSSSSSSSSSSSSSSSSSSLPGAQSVGREPVSCSETPRTPASAVTTPPTGEVQAVGVAAGPETSSTVTETQTEAPPLTAALPPSPEEVEPPPGLLFLSPPASEPLPPHHRMTMDLEPCPPPAPCDSGSQSEKRRRRRKADSAQEEEAGGAASSSAVAPVGRRASASQDFLEMRQRLQQLLEPQPYLAVLPHHLLLKIFLLLPTQTLAALKCTCHYFKFIIDNYGVRPADSLWVSDPRYRDDPCKQCKKRYGRGDVSLCRWHHKPYCQALPYGPGYWMCCHGAHRDAPGCNVGLHDNRWVPAFHSINVPIYRRNRNDN; this comes from the coding sequence ATGCACCTGAAGTCGTATCCGAAGCTTGTGCGCTCAGAATTGCGTCTGGATGCGTCCGGTGTTCAGACGTCCCAGCGGAGCAGCCTGTTTGTGAGCCAGCAGGGAGCGCTGCTGAGGACCTGCAGCAGtaaccatggcagcagcagcaacagccgCCTCCCGTTGAGCGTCATCTCCACCAACACGCTCTGCCGCAGCAACGCAACAAACAGCAACATCAGCAGCAGCGTGGCATCACTCCGGCTGAAGGCGTCGCCCGTCGTTGCTCTGCAGCAGCTTCCCACAGTGCCGGGCTGCGAGAACGACACGCTCAGACTGTACCAGACCACCACGGAGGATGCTGACGCTCCACTGGATATCTGGACTGTAATCAAGCCTGGACATGTTCGGGAGAAGATCGCCATCTTCGCCTCAGATGGTGAGCCTACAGAGGGTGCTGGAGGCACTGAACGCACCTCAACCAGTGCCTCCGACACCAGGGACAGGACGCCGGTGGTGTGTTCAAACCACGCCACCATGTCGGGACTCTTGCGGGCTGGGAAGGCTAAGGGAAGCTGGGAGGAAAACAGCAGCGCCAAACGGCGCCGCAGGTCGGGAAACAACCAGAACCTCCAGCAGGACCCGAGGAGATGGGTTCAGGACACACAGCAACATGCCCACAAACCGTCTCCACGGCGCTCTGACTCGACTCAGCGGTCGAGCATTGGGCGGTGTGGAGACGAGGTGGTGGCGacggcagaggaggaggagcagaaggtGTCGGTGGTGGAGATGGTGGCGTTCCTGGAGCAGAGAGCCAGCGAGCAGCAGCCAGACTCCAAACCTCTGATTGCCCTCCAGAGGAGCTCCACCACCATCACGCTGTCCAGAGCTCTGCCCCCTGAGATCAGGGAGGGCTCAGAGGTCAGGGGGGAGGAGCCTGAGAGCGTCAAGGTGTCAGACATGGTGGCCAAGCTGGAGTCAGAGTGTCTGAAGAGGAGGACGGAGGGAGATCTGTCGAGGAGCAACAGCCTGAGGAGGACAGTGGGTCGAGTCCTGCTCGCCGCTGGAGACCAGAGCGCCGCCCCCTGCCAGCCTGCATCACCATCGTCAtcatcgtcgtcgtcgtcgtcgtcgtcgtcatcatcatcatcatcatcatcatcatcatcatcatcatcatcatcatcactgccgGGAGCTCAGAGTGTGGGCAGAGAGCCAGTCAGCTGCTCAGAAACACCCAGGACACCTGCCTCAGCTGTGACCACGCCCCCCACAGGTGAGGTCCAGGCGGTCGGGGTAGCTGCAGGTCCAGAGACATCGAGCACTGTCACAGAGACTCAGACAGAAGCCCCGCCCCTCACAGCAGCCCTGCCCCCTTCACCTGAGGAGGTGGAGCCTCCACCTGGCCTGTTGTTCTTGTCTCCTCCTGCCTCAGAGCCCCTCCCCCCACACCACAGAATGACCATGGACCTTGAGCCCTGCCCCCCTCCTGCTCCCTGTGACTctggcagccaatcagagaagaggaggaggagaagaaaggctGACAGTGCTCAGGAGGAGGAAGCTGGCGGTGCGGCCTCCTCTTCTGCCGTAGCGCCTGTGGGCCGGCGAGCGTCTGCTTCACAGGACTTCCTGGAGATGCGTCAgcggctgcagcagctgctggagCCGCAGCCGTACCTCGCCGTGCTGCCGCATCACCTGCTACTCAAGATCTTCCTGCTGCTGCCCACGCAGACCCTCGCCGCCCTCAAGTGCACCTGCCACTACTTCAAGTTCATCATCGACAACTACGGCGTGCGGCCCGCTGACTCGCTCTGGGTGTCCGATCCCCGTTACCGCGACGACCCCTGCAAGCAATGCAAGAAGCGGTATGGCCGCGGCGACGTGTCGCTGTGCCGCTGGCACCACAAGCCGTACTGCCAGGCGCTGCCGTACGGCCCCGGGTACTGGATGTGTTGCCACGGCGCCCACAGGGATGCACCCGGCTGCAATGTGGGTCTCCATGACAACCGCTGGGTGCCGGCATTCCACAGCATTAACGTGCCAATCTACAGGAGGAACCGCAATGacaactga